tataaatagaaagTATGTTTAAGGATAAAGGTAAatcaagatattttaaaattacattaaaaaatagttgaatttacttttatttctttaataaaattaataaaaatggttttaaacatttttttatagagactaataaattaaaatctcCCTTGAGGGATCTATTTGACGCTAAATAATTTgtatatcattttaaaaaattcaaatttctttaaAATAGGCTATACAggttaattttaagaatattgGCCCAAGTTTTTCATAAGTTGCGAAAAGCaactatttttttctcttttggatTTTGTAAGTTGCGAAaagcaatatttttttgtgacacATGGCTGCTTCTTTTATGGTCAGTCCATTATATCACCAAACCACCTATTTTTGTTGAattatactaataaaaaatatttaaaaattaattatcttattttgatatagttgagatttttatttttcattgcaTTATCTTTTGCTTTACCGAGACAGGCATATGTTAGAAAAAGACTCACTACTCCTAGAGGTAATGATTCTGTGAGCTTTTAATTTAGATATCAAATCTGTGGAAATTGGAATAAAAAGGACATTTGTAGGAAAtggtgaaaaagaaagagacaagCATAAGGAAACCATGTTGGATTATTTAAAGTCGTTACATCACATGCGATGTGAGTGACATACATGAGTTGATCGGTATTTATTCCATTAGGTAGGGGTTCTACTCTAGTCTTAACTTTGTTCACGAACATATTCTGTGTGTTGATTAATTCTACTGTTGATGATAAAGCAACGGCAAGAAAAAAAGGTCCTGCATCAAGTGGTCTATTTGATTTGCCAACACAGCAAAAATGCATAATCTATCTTTCAAAGAGTTCAAAGTTGCGCCTCCATATTAACAGTTTCATGTTAGTAACTATGAGTAATGATGAGTGGTCGCATATCTTTGTCTTTCTAATAAAACAAACACGATATTCACTTTTGCTAGTACAACTACTGGGGACAAACACATTAaggaaaactaataaaaacaaggCCGTATATATATAGTAACTTCAATTTAGGTGGAGCTATATAGTTGTTATTACTAGAATAGTAATGTGGACACTATTTGTGCAATTAGGCAAAGATAATCGACACTGAAATTAATCAACCATTCAATATAATGATGGTGAAACTTGTAAGGTGGATTGGATGTATTATGGTCATGCTTAATTTACTATGACGGTTATTTATTACTACTTGTTAGAGTACTAAGTGCCTTTTGGATTTTGACAATTAACTATATTTAGGAACATAACTCCTAAAagtttcttgttttgatttaggtgacattaattatatttgtggAATATTCAAGATGAATtactaatttaaaagataatgtTATAAAtcgaaattgattattttactaattttataatatttttatttgaataattcaTCATttcatattatataattattatagataaattattttatactccTTTTAGTGAGTTATTAGCATAGAAATGTATTATCTCATATATAAATCTTTAGTATTAGTGAATTAGAAAAGTTgtggttttttttgtttacatAAGTGAGTTTGAATTTCAAAGTTTATGTACACTCCTAAACtacttattattaaataattcttAATCTTAATAGTTTGAGTCTAAGATTTTTTTGTGTACATAGGAATCAACAATAATAAAGTTTTTAACCTCAATTGATACATtagagaaaataatttttactattCACCATTCAATTATTACTATTATACTtgaaattttattagtttaaacgttaaaggataaagtattattttagtcCTGACATTTGAGtcgattttaatttaatttctaatgtTTCAAACGTCTTATTTCAGTTTTAAAAACTTTTGAACATCATATTTTAgtcctaaaaaaattttaagcgATTTTCTAAAGTTAAATTTAACTCGAACAatatagaaaatcaaatttaactCGAACAATTCATATATTGACGATTTCAatatgtaaataattattttgattttgaaccgttgtacaaaaagaaaattgaagtaaaaaaattttaataaaagatttttgttatttttgtaatacatAAAAGATCATTCGTCATTCATTTCGTTCATTATTAGTGTCAAATTAATGATAAGATCACATTAAATCTATTTAAAAcgtttgaaacaaaaataaaatatttaaaaaattaaattagaatttgacCAAAATGTTAGAcattaaaataatactttagtcaagattaaattatattaattcatttatttcatttttttagtataaGTAAACCATTTTAGTAGCACATGATTCATTTGAAGCCTTTATATTAACTTTGCTAATTACATAGAATGAAGTGAtcatattaaaatatcaagtagaattctcaacaaaattttaattatgcaaACACATGTATCTATAATTGGCCATGTAATAGGAATAATTAGGATGTACTCTATTGTAtgttaaaattcttaaataaaaataaatgaagtttattattttttattttattgttaagtatatattcttttaattgatttttacagctatatttattttatttgattaattaatgatGTGATAGACAACtcaatgataatattatttgacTTGATTAATTTCCTCGAGAGAATTCAGTGCTAataaataatactaaaataatagACAACATCAAAGAACTTCAAATCCTCGTTCGGAAATGTTATCATGGACCAGAATAACCCTGGCAATAATTTTTGACAGAAGATAGAGAGCTTCCAAAGGTCAGAGAAACACAGataaaatcaataattagaTTAATTAGGAAGGATTCATggcaatttttattataatcatCATATGCTTGCCTCATTCAGCGAAAGAGTACACTTCATTCTCCAAAGAGTACACTTCATTCTCCATGGTACTCAGTTGCATTTTTGCGACGCCTTTCATTATGCCCCGCCAAACGTCTCCTACAGCTTCGTTTTGAGTCATCAAACTCCGAAAGCTCATGAAATCTTTAAATATTAAGTAATAAGATGTTGAAGTTAGTTTTCATGAGAATTTAtcttaaatcttatctttttagtgGAGAAAAATGTACTATAAGATCGTGCTTCTCTCTTACACCCTAAATGATTATGATGATCTAAATGCATATATCTTCCAATTGAACATATTATTCTAAATCTAACAATGGATGAATAACATGGGTGTGCTGTTTAGATCATagtatatctttattttttctggATAGGTAAGGCCTTATCTTGCCTGATACAACTTACTTGTATTTTATATCTTGGAAAAATAATGTTAACTGTGGAAATGATATGAACTTATATAGTTAaagttttatataatagaagtcATTCAAAAGATGCaataataaacaataatggCCAAATCTAAGCAATAATGGTAATGTTAAAAGTCTCTGATTTTGGCTGTTGTAAAAtcttttaacaaaattattaagtCACAACTCACAATTGCTGaaatagtttaatttatatCAGTAAATAGAAACTTGTCcctgattaataattaaaatttattcgaTTAGAAGTGAAAATCCCAAAGTAGCTGGTGAGAAAGAACTAATTAACTAACCATATAGAGTAAGAaagaattaaacaaaataaactagCAGTGAGGCTTGGGCGCAAGACTCAAGATAATAGAAACTACTAACTAAGATGAATGTATGTCTGAGTATTTCACTTTAACCAATTGACAAAACCTTACTCAACAAAGAGAGGGTCTTCTTTCCCTCTAAGCCTTCACAACAAagcaaaacacaagaaaaccaAAATATGAGAATAGATCTCTTCCCCTCAGCCATATATAACACAACAGAAAAAgcacacacacatacatataaaaatatatatatgagagTCAGAGAATAAAGGATATTTGGAATAaagatatggattagggttttGGTGAAGTGAACCTGCTGCATTGTTGGCAAAACCTTTGTTGTTGTCCTGAAATGTGTACGGAAGGAGCCTTGGCATGGTTCTCACAAACCTTATGTCTTCGATGATACTGCTTTCCCTTGCTCAGATCAGAGTCACAGCCGTCCACCTGACATGACGGTGGCATTGACGAACCTCCTCCACCTTTGAAGCCTCTCTTGCTGCTCATGAGATCTGTCATTGCCCTCTTCCTCCTCCCACCACCACCATATTCTTCTCCATAACCCCCCgtgtcttcttcctcttcctcctcagTCTCCTcgtcgtcctcctcctcctcctcctctttgtACCTCAGCAAGGTTCTCTTCCCTTCAGCCCTGCTAGTGTCCATAGGAACCAactgaaagaaagagaaagatccAGAAGGAGGAGGTCTATGGTGAGTAACTATGAGTCAACAAGGGGCCAAGTAGCTatgactatatatataaatgaaaaCGTTgatataaatagaataaaataaaaataaataaatgaaggAAATTAAACCAGAAAAGAAGGGGTAAATAGGATGAGAGAATGGGTGAGGAGTGAGGACCACATAATAAGGGTCTAGCTAGGTCTCCATTTCTTGGTGGTCAACCAGAGGATAAACAGTGAAAAGTAACTCCTTTTGTACCCAAAAATGGACACGGAGAATAAACAATCATGTAGAGaattttttagtgtaaaataaaaaaaaaaagtaaattttggTAAATTAATTAGGGATACCATTCATTAATCATActtcatacaaaaaaaaagttataaaataaaaggagtAGTAGTTGGCTACGTGACTTGCCCATAGCTAGGTATGTACTGTGTACAGCTATATCTCAAGAAGACCTAGCGAAGACTTAAAATCTATCAAACATTCAAACCCATGCTCGtggctctttttcttttcccttcttGGACTTTTCTTGgacaataatttattttttcctttccaaaattaataataacgaTAGCCAAGTAATAAGTGGATCAGCTCGGCACTGATTCCTTTTGCTTACAAAATGTTGTTACCATATTTAGTGGTTCTCAACCATCCAACTCAGCTATTTTCAAGGCATGTCGTATATTTGTGTAAATTAAAATTTCCATTCATGGCGGCTTCCTCTCAAATCATTGTCAAAATAAACAAATCctgaaataattaaagcttctttttcttgaaaaataaaagtgacCATTGGTTCCGTATCTTTACAGAAGCTAGaggttaatttttcttttatgtgtTATTATATAATAGAGATAGTATATTTTGGCTAttttcaatataaaataattacgtatttaactaatttaatatatagttaaattataataaattttagaacACATTAAATATActgtaaaatatgtaaaaagatatatttatatgttaaatatatgtatatttatatttattattaNNNNNNNNNNNNNNNNNNNNNNNNNNNNNNNNNNNNNNNNNNNNNNNNNNNNNNNNNNNNNNNNNNNNNNNNNNNNNNNNNNNNNNNNNNNNNNNNNNNNGTATTTGCCTTTGTTCTTCATTATGCTTCTAAGTCTCCCAACAAAAAACATAAGTTCATCATCTGAAATATCttcactagactcactctcttttgattctattttttacttgaaggctattccctttttctttgagtccgggtttgtgtgtgtggcttcataggcaaggagttttcctCTCAGCTTATCATAGGTTATAGGGCTTAGGTTATTGCTCTCGGCTAGGACAGTGGCAGTAGTTTTTCATTCctttgtgaggcttctaagaAGTTTTCTCACTAGTGTTTATTCTGAGTAGGTTGTTCCCATAGCATCAAgattgttgattatgattgagaatctttCAAACACTTCATtaatgctttctccatccttcatattgaacatctcgtactcttttcgcACTATATTAATCCTCatttctttgacttgtttaaTGCCTTCatgtgtaacctggagtttctcccagatttctttggctgtcttgcatctagacacctttCAAAGTtgatagcacagtgaagaaggttgatggCTTTAGCATTtagctccatcttcttcttgtcGTCATCATTCtatttagcttcttcttttggagtcaccactccatcagcacttgtttttgttggaaTCTTGGGACCGCTTACAACAATCTTCCATATGTTAtagtcaatggattggatgaagatcctcATCCTCTCTTTCCAGTAGGCATAGTTCTTTCCGTTGAAGAAGGGAGGCCTATTGTTTGATTGGCCTTCGGTTAGAGTATAAgcaactgtggttgtgcccaaATTGTTCGCCATTGGACTTTTGCACCAAGCAGtgaagcttgattcttgagaccatAGCagctgataccaattgaaggttgtaaAAGGCTAAGAGAAGGGAGGTTGAATCTATGACCTTTTTTACCTTAATGAAATAACccttttaaaacaaactttcaATCTAAAtatgtttgaactcagcagccgaaaatttatgagacaatttatttttgtctcatgaatataaaaaaaacagatCAGGGAAGAGAGAAGTTGACAccatcatgtatcctggttcagttgccttgtgcaatgcaacctacatccagtctccatcataacagtggtggaatttttactataattaaagtattacatacaccaattctacaagattgacacaatcctttcactctcaagttctaacctaacttgacttggttatgctaatacctaactattcactcttagtgctaacccaactaagaaagggatatcTTACTGGTACAAGATATAAGACACAGATTCAatctaaagaaatctgaaataacTATAGGCTTTTCACTCATGTGTATCTCTCTGTCTCTTTCCACTCTTAGGCTCTTTCAATGACTCTCTCATTCAGCCTTTTACCTCAAGAAATTatagaaagataaatattaaaaagaaaattacaatctgtaaaacatgaaggagattgatgcttcaacagcctctttgctatgtgataaaccagaTTTTCTTGCCTCTGATTTAGTTCCTCGTTCTGGCAGAATGCTCCTTTGACTAGGAAGCACTGTCCAAGTTGATGAACTTCTTCAAAGAATTCTTCTCAGAACATAAATCTCAAAACACTGGTTATCTTTCCTTGGCTTTTGAATGATAAAAAATCTTCTTTTGTATCTCCTTGCATATTGCTGAGTTGCTCTCTCCTAGGTCAACCCTCGAGCTGTGTGCTTTTCCAACTCACCATCTCATTTTTCCAGTTAATCCTCAAAATAAGAACTTAGGTTCTGACCCTTCTTTGTTAACCGAAAGTTACAGGACAGCAgaaacaaatattttcaatggtaAATCCATATCTTAGCCATTGAAACACTACTTAATCCCCAAGACACACTTTTGACAGTAGATACACAATAGTGTTGAACAGAGATCATCTTTTCCAGATAACCTAATTTGGAGTGACAGAGagttgaagatgaagagaagaaaataaaatgcatgtAGAAGGAAATAAATCACCTTTAGCTTCTGATTTCTCTTAATACGGTTTGATGTGGGTGATTAGACTTCAACCTTTTTACTaaacattttctttcttgcttctttggtgaacAGTTTAGCAGCTaagctttctctctctttctccgaGTTCTGACCATGAGGGAAAAAGGTGAACGTTGCTTTTAGTGAAAGCAAATTAGAGGGAATTGAATGAGAGATGCAATCGGGCTTGGATCGGTTATCATTCATGCAACCCGTTTGATTTCTTTGGCCCATCTGATTTCATTtgcttttattcctttgggcttCCTTTGTTTGTATAGCCCATCAACTTTGATTTTCTTGTCTATTTTACTGGACTGCTACAACAAGGAATTTTGGCCTACAACACTCaaccaaaataatcaaaactaattggATAATTAGCTTAATAAtctaatgtttgtcatcatcaattatgttagttaatttcttaactcaacaacaCTCCAACTATTGTGAATGTTCGTATCctgcatttcttcttctttttgacgttccttcttctttttcgtgtTTCCTCTTTATTGTCGTTTTTTTATTGATGCTATTATTGCTGCATTTTTTCTATTCCTTCTCCTCTCTCCAATGATTTtacaacattatgtatttttttattctttattttatttttttgtttttatttttattaaaagggtaaaataagaagaattatgagaagaTAAAACAAGAAGGAGAATACaaacaataaaagaagaaaaagatgatgatgatgataatgaagaggaggaggagaaattTTGAGTTATGCAGAATTTATCAAGAAATAATACTGAAATTTTTAATCGTGacacaaaaatttttcaattttgacaCCAAGATTTCTTAACCGTTACACAAGTTTTTGTTAAAAGGATGAAACAAGAATTATGAGTAACatattgatgatttttttagatttaaattttacaTGCACGTATTTTTTGTGGATGATTGAGAATTGATTGTGTGCTTATTCTGAATCAAATTCGTATGTCGTAATCATTAATTACTTTCAATGTCATTCTGAGTTAAATGTGCTATGCAGCTTGTTGTCATTCATTTGTATTTGATATAATTAGGTCATATAAAGTAGTTGCAGTGATTCTAGTGTCAATTATACCATATCATGACTTTTTCTGATCTACATTGATTTTGATGTATTTTTGTGGttgattgattattgtttgtgtgcttgttttaaattagtttgtgtgtcatcatcattaaataattttggtgtcattttgaGTTAAATAAGGTGCACTTGATCTCATTGACAtggatttgatataattattaattaggtCATACAATAAAGTTGTAGTAGTTTCCAATGTCATTTAAACCATagtcatgatttttttttatccaaaattGATTTAGAGCTTGTTTGGGTGaactcttaaaaaaatatcgttttttgagttatct
The genomic region above belongs to Arachis duranensis cultivar V14167 chromosome 3, aradu.V14167.gnm2.J7QH, whole genome shotgun sequence and contains:
- the LOC127745653 gene encoding squamosa promoter-binding-like protein 3 isoform X1 translates to MDTSRAEGKRTLLRYKEEEEEEDDEETEEEEEEDTGGYGEEYGGGGRRKRAMTDLMSSKRGFKGGGGSSMPPSCQVDGCDSDLSKGKQYHRRHKVCENHAKAPSVHISGQQQRFCQQCSRLRGKEDPLFVEFHELSEFDDSKRSCRRRLAGHNERRRKNATEYHGE
- the LOC127745653 gene encoding squamosa promoter-binding-like protein 3 isoform X2 — encoded protein: MDTSRAEGKRTLLRYKEEEEEEDDEETEEEEEEDTGGYGEEYGGGGRRKRAMTDLMSSKRGFKGGGGSSMPPSCQVDGCDSDLSKGKQYHRRHKVCENHAKAPSVHISGQQQRFCQQCSRFHELSEFDDSKRSCRRRLAGHNERRRKNATEYHGE